A section of the Cololabis saira isolate AMF1-May2022 chromosome 6, fColSai1.1, whole genome shotgun sequence genome encodes:
- the pou3f3a gene encoding POU domain, class 3, transcription factor 3-A, protein MLWGMAAATSSPYLPSSRILSGDRRGAGMQPGPGTAVSAGGYRGDPSSVKMVQSDFMQQGGHMLSHAPQWVTALRSAGRDDLHSGSALLHRSAHLGAHQGSWGAAEGPHITEGPQQTQQSQQTQQGLIYAQPGGFTVNGMLSAHGAQSLTHAGLVRSGAGESPDLDPLHHHHSHHHSHHHHSHHGHQQHPGVAHDSHSDEDTPTSDDLEHFAKQFKQRRIKLGFTQADVGLALGTLYGNVFSQTTICRFEALQLSFKNMCKLKPLLNKWLEEADSTTGSPTGIDKIATQGRKRKKRTSIEVSVKGALESHFLKCPKPSAQEITSLADTLQLEKEVVRVWFCNRRQKEKRMTPPGLPRTPEDAYSQVGMGPDTPSPSLECKRMYSDT, encoded by the exons ATGCTCTGGGGGATGGCAGCGGCCACCTCCAGCCCTTACCTCCCCAGCAGCAGGATCCTGTCCGGCGACCGGAGGGGGGCCGGCATGCAGCCGGGGCCGGGCACCGCGGTGTCGGCGGGGGGGTACCGGGGCGACCCCTCCTCGGTGAAGATGGTGCAGAGCGACTTCATGCAGCAGGGGGGGCACATGCTGAGCCACGCTCCGCAGTGGGTGACGGCTCTGCGCAGCGCCGGCCGGGACGACCTGCACTCCGGGTCCGCGCTCCTGCACCGGTCCGCGCATCTGGGGGCGCACCAGGGCAGCTGGGGGGCCGCGGAGGGGCCGCACATCACGGAGGGGCCGCAGCAGACCCAGCAGAGCCAGCAGACCCAGCAGGGGCTCATCTACGCCCAGCCCGGGGGGTTCACCGTCAACGGCATGCTGAGCGCGCACGGCGCGCAGAGCCTGACGCACGCCGGGCTGGTGCGCTCCGGGGCCGGGGAGTCCCCGGACCTGGACCCCCTTCACCACCACCACAGCCACCACCACAGCCACCACCACCACAGTCACCACGGCCACCAGCAGCACCCCGGGGTGGCCCACGACTCCCACTCGGACGAGGACACCCCCACCTCGGACGACCTGGAACACTTCGCCAAACAGTTCAAGCAGCGGCGCATCAAGCTGGGCTTCACGCAGGCGGACGTGGGCCTGGCCCTGGGAACCCTGTACGGGAACGTTTTCTCCCAGACCACCATCTGCAGGTTCGAGGCGCTGCAGCTCAGCTTTAAAAACATGTGCAAGCTCAAGCCCCTGCTGAACAAGTGGCTGGAGGAGGCGGATTCCACCACGGGAAGCCCCACCGGCATCGACAAGATCGCAACGCAG ggaaggaagaggaaaaagCGCACGTCCATCGAGGTGAGCGTGAAGGGCGCGCTGGAGAGCCACTTCCTCAAGTGCCCCAAGCCCTCGGCGCAGGAGATCACGTCGCTGGCCGACACGCTGCAGCTGGAGAAGGAGGTGGTGCGGGTCTGGTTCTGCAACCGCCGGCAGAAGGAGAAGCGCATGACGCCGCCGGGACTCCCTCGCACCCCCGAGGACGCGTATTCCCAGGTGGGAATGGGGCCCGACACGCCGTCGCCCTCCCTAGAGTGCAAGAGGATGTACAGCGACACGtga